In a single window of the Terrirubrum flagellatum genome:
- the mdoH gene encoding glucans biosynthesis glucosyltransferase MdoH: MEARLAIADAPTPAPPVAPAPDSGLPPEAHLAMPTQSFRHWGRSEKRAHLTEASNRRPWLTRLLVFGGAIALTLYGVREMIAVVSVGSTTFLQYVLVALFTVNFSWIALAFTSALAGGAGMVAQRWFRKPTPEPLRKRTAILMPVYNEETARVFANLQAIRESADATGQGHAFDYFVLSDSTRPDAWIAEERAFLAMRARLGEDHRFYYRHRPKNTHRKAGNIADFVRRWGGAYEHMVVLDADSLMTGECILRLTRAMEADPDSGIVQSLPLIINRNTLFARLQQFAAKVYGPVIATGLSMWSGRDGNYWGHNAIIRVKAFAAHAGLPDLSGKPPFGGHILSHDFVEAALILRAGWTVYMLPDATGSYEESPPTLIDLAVRDRRWCQGNLQHSRVIGAKGLTLPTRQHFATGIMSYLASPFWLGQLLVGVVLVLQTQYVRPEYFTTEFTLFPAWPRFDPERALSLFELTMAILIAPKIFGLLLTMFDGRMRRTCGGSFRLLISGVIEIILSALIAPLMMLIQSESVFQILLGRDSGWNPQRRGDGTIPFKDIVRRHRMHMALGFVTAIAAFMISTSLFLWMSPTILGLVLAIPLSFISGTLTAGLALRRLGLLRTPEESNPPEIVIRANALARELARDEFDDADGLAALHADRALMAAHEAMLPKGAPRKRGDIQADRAVAIAKLTDAHTLQEALSWLKPQERMIVLNDRALLALIGSLPDQSEHQAA; the protein is encoded by the coding sequence ATGGAAGCCAGATTGGCCATCGCGGATGCGCCAACTCCGGCGCCGCCGGTCGCGCCCGCGCCCGACAGCGGCCTGCCGCCCGAAGCCCATCTCGCGATGCCGACGCAATCGTTCCGCCATTGGGGCCGGAGCGAGAAGCGGGCTCATCTCACGGAGGCTTCGAACCGTCGCCCCTGGCTCACGCGCCTGCTGGTGTTCGGCGGCGCGATCGCGCTGACGCTCTATGGCGTGCGCGAAATGATCGCGGTCGTGTCGGTCGGCTCGACCACCTTCCTGCAGTATGTGCTGGTCGCGCTGTTCACCGTGAATTTCTCCTGGATCGCGCTCGCCTTCACCAGCGCGCTGGCGGGCGGCGCGGGCATGGTCGCGCAGCGCTGGTTCCGCAAGCCGACGCCTGAGCCGCTGCGCAAGCGCACCGCGATCCTGATGCCGGTCTACAATGAAGAGACCGCGCGGGTGTTCGCCAATCTCCAGGCGATCCGCGAATCCGCCGACGCGACCGGACAGGGTCACGCCTTCGATTATTTCGTGCTCTCGGATTCAACCCGGCCCGACGCATGGATCGCGGAAGAGCGCGCCTTCCTCGCCATGCGCGCGCGTCTCGGCGAGGATCATCGCTTCTATTATCGCCACCGTCCGAAGAACACCCATCGCAAGGCCGGCAATATCGCCGATTTCGTGCGGCGCTGGGGCGGCGCCTACGAACACATGGTCGTGCTCGACGCCGACAGCCTGATGACCGGCGAATGCATATTGAGGTTGACGCGCGCGATGGAGGCCGATCCCGACTCCGGCATCGTCCAGTCGTTGCCGCTCATCATCAACCGCAACACCCTGTTCGCGCGTCTGCAGCAGTTCGCCGCGAAGGTGTACGGCCCCGTCATCGCCACTGGCCTGTCCATGTGGAGCGGCCGCGACGGCAATTATTGGGGCCATAACGCGATCATCCGCGTGAAGGCGTTCGCCGCCCATGCCGGACTTCCCGATCTCTCGGGCAAGCCGCCCTTCGGCGGTCATATCCTCAGCCATGACTTTGTTGAGGCGGCGCTGATCCTGCGCGCCGGCTGGACCGTTTACATGCTGCCGGACGCGACGGGCTCCTACGAGGAAAGCCCGCCGACTCTGATCGATCTCGCCGTGCGCGATCGCCGCTGGTGTCAGGGCAATCTCCAGCATTCCCGCGTCATCGGCGCGAAGGGGCTGACCTTGCCGACGCGGCAGCATTTCGCGACGGGCATCATGTCCTACCTCGCCTCGCCTTTCTGGCTTGGCCAGTTGCTCGTCGGCGTCGTGCTGGTGCTGCAGACGCAATATGTGCGTCCGGAATATTTCACGACGGAATTCACACTGTTTCCGGCATGGCCGCGGTTCGACCCCGAGCGCGCGCTGTCGCTGTTCGAACTGACGATGGCGATCCTGATTGCGCCGAAGATTTTCGGGCTATTGCTGACGATGTTCGACGGCCGCATGAGGCGCACCTGCGGCGGCTCGTTTCGCCTTCTCATTTCGGGCGTGATCGAGATCATCCTGTCGGCGCTGATCGCGCCGCTGATGATGCTCATCCAATCGGAGTCGGTGTTCCAGATTCTGCTTGGACGCGATTCCGGCTGGAATCCGCAGCGCCGCGGCGACGGCACCATCCCGTTCAAGGACATCGTGCGCCGCCATCGCATGCATATGGCGCTTGGCTTCGTGACGGCGATCGCCGCCTTCATGATCTCGACCTCGCTGTTTCTCTGGATGTCGCCGACAATTCTCGGACTGGTGCTCGCGATTCCACTGTCGTTCATCAGCGGCACATTGACCGCGGGCCTCGCATTGCGACGTCTTGGACTGCTGCGCACGCCGGAGGAGAGCAATCCGCCCGAGATCGTCATTCGCGCCAACGCGCTGGCGCGCGAGCTCGCTCGCGACGAATTCGACGATGCCGACGGGCTGGCGGCGCTCCATGCCGATCGCGCTCTCATGGCGGCGCATGAGGCGATGCTGCCGAAGGGCGCGCCGCGCAAGCGCGGCGACATTCAGGCCGACCGCGCCGTCGCCATCGCCAAGCTCACCGATGCGCATACGCTGCAGGAAGCGCTGTCCTGGCTCAAACCGCAGGAGCGCATGATCGTGCTCAACGATCGCGCGCTGTTGGCGCTGATCGGCTCCCTGCCCGATCAGAGCGAGCATCAGGCGGCGTGA
- a CDS encoding glucan biosynthesis protein, translated as MSRRDALSVAGGAAFASVAPSISRAQTPAPAGELGDGSPFSADALMDFARALAKKPYAPPPNDLPEGWASLARDRYAAIRANANSFLFQGEDRGVTIEPLHRGFVFTRPVQLNVIEDGKVRRVIYDPATFDFGRTPPPPAGVDLAFSGIRIFGDAVNGQNREVAIFQGGTFFRAIARAQSYGVTARALALRLADSRGGEETPYFRSLWIERPPIGGRTVNLYGLIDSDSATGVYVATVRPGDVTIIDSQLTLFARAALDNVGVGVMSGMYLFGPNERRSQDDIRPAVYEVSGLRMVRGNDENVWRPLSNPQTLQVSIFGDENPRGFGLLQRSREQIWFQDDDQRFERRPSLWVEPIGDWGQGAVQLVEIPSDAEVNKNIVAYWRPKAPMAVGAEATYAFRQFWWWWPPERTKLAIVTQTRTGKGPSGRRRRFVVDFSGDALGDARATVEMSPVATASPGAISNLRVLPYPERKSCRVTFELDPGSETMCELRLLLEGGGQPLTETWLYRWTA; from the coding sequence ATGTCCCGGCGGGATGCGCTCAGCGTCGCCGGCGGCGCTGCTTTCGCGTCTGTCGCGCCTTCGATAAGTCGCGCGCAAACCCCTGCGCCGGCAGGCGAACTTGGCGACGGCTCGCCGTTCAGCGCCGATGCGTTGATGGATTTTGCGCGCGCCCTCGCCAAGAAGCCCTATGCGCCGCCGCCGAATGACCTTCCGGAAGGATGGGCGTCGCTCGCCCGCGATCGCTATGCGGCGATCCGCGCCAACGCCAATTCGTTCCTGTTCCAGGGCGAGGATCGGGGAGTGACGATAGAGCCGCTTCATCGCGGATTCGTCTTCACCCGCCCGGTCCAGCTCAACGTCATCGAGGACGGCAAGGTGCGCCGCGTCATCTATGATCCCGCGACCTTCGATTTCGGCCGCACTCCGCCGCCGCCCGCGGGCGTCGATCTCGCATTTTCCGGGATCCGCATCTTCGGCGACGCCGTGAACGGGCAGAACCGCGAGGTCGCCATCTTCCAGGGCGGCACCTTCTTCCGGGCCATCGCCCGCGCGCAGAGCTATGGCGTCACCGCTCGCGCGTTGGCGCTTCGGCTGGCCGACAGCCGCGGCGGCGAGGAGACGCCCTATTTCCGTAGCCTCTGGATCGAGCGGCCCCCCATTGGCGGGCGGACGGTCAATCTCTACGGCCTGATCGATTCCGACAGCGCAACCGGCGTCTATGTCGCGACGGTGCGACCCGGCGACGTCACCATCATCGATTCCCAGCTCACTTTGTTTGCGCGCGCCGCGCTCGACAATGTCGGCGTCGGCGTGATGTCGGGCATGTATCTCTTCGGACCGAACGAGCGCCGCTCGCAAGACGATATCAGGCCGGCTGTCTATGAAGTTTCGGGCCTGCGCATGGTCCGCGGCAACGACGAAAATGTCTGGCGACCGCTCTCCAATCCACAGACATTGCAGGTGTCGATCTTCGGCGACGAAAATCCGCGCGGCTTCGGCCTCCTTCAGAGGTCACGCGAGCAGATCTGGTTCCAGGATGACGATCAGCGCTTCGAGCGTCGCCCGAGCTTGTGGGTCGAACCCATTGGCGACTGGGGACAAGGCGCGGTTCAGCTCGTCGAAATTCCCTCCGACGCCGAGGTCAACAAGAACATCGTCGCCTATTGGCGGCCGAAGGCGCCGATGGCCGTCGGCGCCGAAGCGACCTATGCGTTCCGGCAGTTCTGGTGGTGGTGGCCGCCCGAACGCACCAAGCTCGCGATCGTCACCCAGACGCGCACGGGAAAGGGCCCGAGCGGGCGTCGCCGCCGCTTCGTCGTCGATTTCTCCGGCGATGCGCTCGGCGATGCGCGCGCCACCGTCGAGATGTCGCCGGTGGCGACGGCGTCTCCCGGCGCCATTTCCAATCTGCGCGTTCTGCCCTACCCCGAAAGGAAGAGTTGCCGCGTGACGTTCGAACTTGATCCCGGAAGCGAGACCATGTGCGAACTCAGGCTCCTGCTCGAGGGCGGCGGCCAACCGTTGACCGAGACGTGGCTCTATCGTTGGACGGCGTGA
- the glmU gene encoding bifunctional UDP-N-acetylglucosamine diphosphorylase/glucosamine-1-phosphate N-acetyltransferase GlmU, whose protein sequence is MSDAGREALAIVLAAGEGTRMRSRTPKVLHRIAGRSMLGHALATIAEAGIGRVAVVVGPGHDAVAAEARAISPGAEIFVQQERLGTGHAVMAARAAVTGDVGEVLIIYADTPFVSVETLRGMRATVAEGAAVVGVGFEAKDPTGYGRFLMKDRRLTAIREHRDATDAERKVTLCNAGLMAFRGRDLPDLLDSLTDTNDQKQFYLTDAAEIAHAKGLVVNAITCGEDEVLGVNDRAQLAAAEAVMQQRLREKVMREGATLIAPDTVFLSFDTKIGQDVMIEPHVVFGPGVVVENDVVIHSFSHLEGAHVGRGASIGPFGRLRPGAKLGEKSRIGNFVEVKNADIGAGAKANHLAYIGDASVGAESNIGAGAVFCNYDGVNKHHTEVGAGAFIGTNVTLVAPVKVGDGAFVAAGSTITRNVPDDALAIGRGRQEMREGWAAARRQRYPAKKKDH, encoded by the coding sequence ATGTCGGACGCGGGACGCGAGGCTCTGGCGATTGTGCTCGCGGCGGGCGAAGGCACAAGGATGCGGTCGCGCACGCCCAAGGTGCTCCACAGAATAGCCGGCCGCTCCATGCTAGGTCATGCGCTGGCGACGATCGCCGAAGCCGGAATCGGCCGGGTCGCCGTGGTCGTCGGCCCCGGACATGACGCTGTCGCCGCCGAGGCCAGAGCGATCTCGCCGGGGGCCGAGATTTTCGTTCAGCAGGAAAGGCTGGGCACCGGCCACGCCGTGATGGCGGCGCGCGCGGCGGTGACCGGCGACGTCGGCGAGGTTCTCATCATCTACGCCGACACGCCTTTCGTGTCGGTCGAGACGCTGCGCGGGATGCGCGCCACGGTCGCGGAGGGAGCAGCCGTTGTCGGCGTCGGCTTCGAGGCGAAGGACCCGACGGGCTACGGCCGCTTCCTCATGAAGGACAGACGGCTGACCGCGATCCGCGAGCATCGCGACGCGACCGACGCCGAGCGCAAGGTGACGCTGTGCAATGCCGGTCTCATGGCGTTTCGCGGGCGCGATCTGCCTGATCTTCTCGACAGCCTCACCGACACAAACGACCAGAAGCAGTTCTATCTCACTGACGCCGCCGAGATCGCCCATGCGAAGGGGCTCGTCGTCAACGCAATCACCTGCGGCGAGGACGAGGTGCTCGGCGTGAACGACCGCGCACAACTCGCGGCCGCCGAGGCCGTGATGCAGCAGCGGCTGCGTGAGAAGGTCATGCGCGAAGGCGCGACTCTGATTGCGCCTGATACGGTGTTTCTGTCGTTCGATACGAAGATCGGCCAGGACGTGATGATCGAGCCGCATGTCGTTTTCGGCCCCGGCGTTGTCGTCGAGAACGATGTCGTCATCCATTCTTTCTCTCATCTCGAAGGCGCGCATGTCGGACGCGGCGCGTCGATTGGACCGTTCGGGCGATTGCGGCCGGGCGCGAAGCTCGGCGAGAAGTCGCGCATCGGAAATTTCGTCGAAGTGAAGAACGCCGACATCGGCGCCGGCGCGAAAGCCAATCATCTCGCCTATATCGGCGACGCCAGCGTTGGCGCGGAGTCGAATATCGGCGCCGGCGCGGTCTTCTGCAATTACGATGGCGTCAACAAACATCATACCGAAGTCGGCGCCGGCGCGTTCATCGGCACCAATGTGACTCTCGTCGCGCCGGTGAAAGTGGGCGATGGCGCTTTTGTCGCGGCTGGATCGACCATCACCAGGAATGTTCCCGACGATGCGCTGGCGATCGGCCGCGGCCGTCAGGAGATGCGCGAGGGTTGGGCGGCGGCGCGTCGCCAGCGCTATCCCGCCAAGAAAAAAGACCACTGA